Proteins from a genomic interval of Zingiber officinale cultivar Zhangliang chromosome 1B, Zo_v1.1, whole genome shotgun sequence:
- the LOC121989476 gene encoding protein RGF1 INDUCIBLE TRANSCRIPTION FACTOR 1-like, with amino-acid sequence MVSPMFSAAGGNREMGPPLWLRPLLKTSFFVPCAVHGESNKNECNLYCLECTGQALCSYCLPEHKDHHVVQIRRSSYHNVIRVSEVSKFIDISCIQTYIINSAKIVFLNERPQLRQGKGVTNTCEICCRSLLDSFRFCSIGCKLEGMGTDPELSFVLRPKSGRESSLMLDSEYSDEPLTPRKLRKTAPPFGRSFIQIPATAATHSGNESSSISPGTPPIVVSYRTSPRKGVPHRAPF; translated from the exons ATG GTGAGCCCGATGTTTTCAGCAGCCGGAGGGAACAGGGAGATGGGTCCGCCGCTATGGCTGAGGCCGCTGCTGAAGACCAGCTTCTTCGTTCCCTGCGCCGTCCATGGCGAATCCAATAAGAACGAGTGCAACTTGTACTGCCTGGAGTGCACCGGCCAGGCTCTCTGCTCCTATTGCCTCCCCGAACACAAGGATCACCACGTCGTTCAG ATTCGGAGGTCGTCGTACCACAATGTGATCCGAGTGTCGGAGGTGTCCAAGTTCATCGACATCTCCTGCATCCAGACTTACATCATCAACAGCGCCAAGATCGTGTTCCTCAACGAGAGGCCGCAGCTGAGGCAGGGGAAGGGCGTCACCAACACCTGCGAAATCTGCTGCCGGAGCCTTTTGGATTCCTTCAGATTCTGCTCCATCGGCTGCAAG CTGGAAGGGATGGGAACGGACCCGGAGCTCAGCTTCGTACTCCGCCCCAAATCAGGACGCGAATCGTCGCTGATGCTCGATTCAGAATATTCCGACGAGCCATTGACGCCTCGCAAGTTGCGGAAGACGGCGCCGCCGTTCGGCCGGAGCTTCATCCAAATCCCGGCCACCGCCGCCACCCACTCCGGCAACGAAAGCAGCAGCATTTCACCGGGGACGCCTCCTATCGTCGTCAGCTACCGCACCTCCCCGCGGAAGGGCGTGCCGCATCGAGCTCCTTTCTGA
- the LOC121974909 gene encoding RING-H2 finger protein ATL46-like — protein MSCAQGERWLPQICAFLSQIMAGDGRSSQSTIHLSISSKDSLPFQPQPPFTATASSTGGRISPAVLFTVIVVALILLVSGVVHVLLRCFIKKPLFSSSASVTTASASPHLHPVGSGSLQRQLRQLFRLHDSGLDQTFIDTLPLFLYREILGSKEPFDCAVCLCEFEADHKLRLLPICGHAFHLTCIDTWLLSNSTCPLCRGAIFSQGLSVANPMFDLDDSRESEEEIGSEKRMLPVRLGKFKNLSNDDNVSNLSDGSDIEVGSNSRKHIGETSISNLDARRCFSMGYYQYVLADSNLQVVLATNEGRRLGLGSKDESFSVSKIWQWSDKKGKLPVWSDAASLEGFFAMD, from the coding sequence ATGAGTTGCGCTCAAGGAGAGAGATGGTTGCCCCAAATTTGCGCCTTCCTGTCCCAGATCATGGCCGGCGATGGCCGATCATCTCAGTCTACTATTCATCTTAGCATCTCGAGCAAGGACTCACTCCCATTTCAGCCCCAGCCGCCATTCACTGCAACAGCATCCTCCACTGGCGGCCGGATAAGCCCCGCCGTCCTCTTCACCGTCATCGTCGTCGCTCTTATCTTGCTGGTATCGGGCGTCGTCCATGTCCTCCTCAGGTGCTTCATCAAAAAGCCCCTTTTCTCCTCTTCTGCTTCCGTCACCACCGCGTCCGCCTCCCCCCACCTCCACCCGGTCGGCTCCGGCTCGCTCCAGAGACAGCTGCGCCAGCTTTTCCGCCTCCATGACTCCGGCCTCGACCAGACCTTCATCGACACGCTGCCTCTCTTCCTCTACCGGGAGATCCTCGGCTCCAAGGAGCCCTTCGACTGCGCCGTCTGCCTCTGCGAGTTCGAAGCCGACCACAAGCTCCGGCTTTTGCCGATCTGCGGCCACGCCTTCCACCTCACCTGCATTGACACATGGCTGCTCTCCAACTCCACTTGCCCGCTCTGCCGGGGGGCAATATTCTCCCAAGGGCTCAGCGTCGCGAACCCAATGTTTGATCTTGACGACTCTAGAGAGTCGGAAGAGGAGATTGGCTCAGAGAAGAGAATGCTCCCTGTGAGGCTTGGGAAGTTCAAGAACTTAAGCAACGATGACAATGTTAGCAATCTCAGCGATGGTAGTGATATTGAAGTTGGCAGTAATTCTAGAAAACATATAGGGGAAACTAGTATTAGCAATTTGGATGCAAGGAGGTGCTTCTCCATGGGCTACTACCAGTATGTGCTTGCTGATTCCAATCTCCAAGTGGTTCTTGCTACTAATGAGGGGAGGAGGTTGGGATTGGGAAGCAAGGATGAGAGCTTTTCTGTGTCAAAGATTTGGCAGTGGTCCGATAAGAAGGGCAAGTTACCAGTTTGGTCAGATGCTGCATCTTTAGAGGGTTTTTTTGCCATGGACTGA
- the LOC121974916 gene encoding probable acyl-activating enzyme 17, peroxisomal → MEVADVTAEEIEATGVPPVVAQRLHAALRRILSERGTSGPEAWDAISKQLLSPRLPFPLHQMLYYGCYRGFRPDPPPAWLPDKENAAATNIGRVLQKRGKELLGDKYKDPASSFPDLQAFSVANPEAYWKMVFEEMDISFPVPPSCILRCTNLYPGGQWLPGAYLNSASLCLSLNGNRNLDDVAIIWRDEGYDALPVNTMTFKELRTKVWLVSNALDTLGLPKGSAVAIDMPMTVTSIVIYLAIVLAGYVVVSIADSFVPKEIVTRLNIANAKAIFTQDYILRGEKKLPLYSKVVEAHAPLAIVVSARVSTTITGLRADDISWHNFLERVKHTKDIPYEPVDKPIEAFMNVLFSSGTTGEPKAIPWTHATPLKAASDAWSILDIRKGDVVAWPTNLGWMMGPWLVYASLINGASMALYHGIPLGSGFTKFVQDAKVTMLGVVPSIVRAWKDKNCTTGLDWSSIRCFSSTGEASSVDDYLWLMGRAHYKPVIECCGGTEIGSAFVSGTLLQPQALAAFSTSAPGCKIYILDGDGNPLPDNVAGIGEVALDPTMFGASTTLLNADHYDVYFKGMPIYNGKQLRRHGDIFMHTPGGYYRPYGRADDVMNLGGIKVSSVEIEQVCNSVNDTILETAAIGVPPSSGGPEQLFMAVVFKDQYQLEEEDLDKLKLAFNSALQKKLNPLFKVSFIVPMASLPRTASNKVMRRILREQLSQQSKI, encoded by the exons ATGGAGGTAGCCGACGTCACGGCGGAGGAGATCGAAGCCACTGGGGTTCCTCCGGTCGTGGCGCAGAGGCTCCATGCCGCCCTACGGCGGATTCTCTCGGAGCGAGGGACCTCCGGTCCGGAGGCTTGGGACGCCATCTCGAAGCAACTGTTAAGCCCTAGACTCCCTTTCCCCCTTCATCAGATGTTGTACTACGGGTGCTACAGGGGATTTCGTCCCGACCCCCCTCCAGCTTGGCTTCCCGACAA AGAGAACGCTGCCGCCACAAATATAGGCAGGGTTTTGCAGAAGCGTGGGAAAGAGTTACTTGGAGACAAATACAAAGATCCAGCATCAAGCTTTCCTGATTTGCAGGCATTTTCAGTGGCTAACCCAGAG GCTTACTGGAAGATGGTTTTTGAAGAGATGGATATTTCATTTCCGGTGCCTCCATCTTGCATTCTACGCTGTACTAATTTATATCCTGGAGGGCAATGGTTGCCAGGGGCTTATTTAAACTCTGCCAGTTTATGCTTGAGTTTGAATGGTAATAGAAACCTTGATGATGTTGCAATTATATGGAGAGATGAAGGATATGATGCTTTACCTGTAAATACCATGACATTCAAGGAACTACGGACTAAAGTCtg GTTGGTTTCTAATGCACTTGATACACTGGGTTTACCCAAAGGATCTGCTGTTGCAATAGACATGCCAATGACTGTGACTTCTATTGTCATCTACCTAGCTATTGTATTAGCAGGTTATGTGGTGGTGTCTATAGCGGATAGCTTTGTCCCCAAGGAAATAGTGACAAGGCTCAACatagcaaatgcaaaagcaatttTCACCCAG GATTATATCCTTCGAGGTGAAAAGAAACTACCTCTGTACAG TAAAGTTGTGGAAGCTCATGCTCCTTTAGCAATCGTCGTTTCAGCAAGAGTTTCTACCACAATAACAGGATTACGCGCAGATGATATTTCTTGGCATAATTttttggaaagagtaaaacataCCAA AGACATTCCTTATGAACCAGTGGATAAACCTATTGAGGCCTTTATGAACGTCCTCTTCTCTTCTGGAACTACAG GGGAGCCAAAGGCAATTCCATGGACACATGCAACCCCTCTAAAGGCTGCTTCTGATGCATGGTCAATTTTGGACATACGTAAAGGTGATGTTGTTGCATGGCCTACTAATCTTGGTTGGATGATGGGTCCATGGCTTGTTTATGCCTCTTTAATAAATGGAGCTTCTATGGCTTTATACCATGGCATTCCTCTTGGATCTGGATTCACAAAATTTGTACAG GATGCCAAGGTAACAATGCTTGGTGTTGTTCCAAGTATTGTGCGCGCATGGAAAGATAAAAATTGCACCACCGGCCTTGACTGGTCAAGCATTCG TTGCTTTAGCTCGACTGGTGAGGCATCTAGTGTGGATGACTACCTTTGGCTTATGGGCAGAGCTCACTACAAGCCAGTTATTGAATGTTGTGGTGGCACAGAGATCGGAAGTGCATTTGTTTCAGGGACCCTATTGCAGCCGCAAGCATTAGCTGCATTTAGTACATCAGCTCCAGGATGCAAAATCTATATCCTTGATGGCGACGGGAATCCACTT CCGGACAATGTAGCTGGGATAGGCGAGGTCGCCCTTGATCCAACAATGTTTGGGGCATCAACTACTTTACTGAATGCTGATCATTATGATGTCTACTTTAAGGGCATGCCAATTTACAATGGAAAA CAACTTCGAAGACATGGGGATATATTTATGCATACTCCTGGAGGATACTATCGGCCATATGGCCGTGCAGATGATGTGATGAACCTAGGCGGTATCAAG GTGAGTTCTGTCGAGATTGAACAGGTATGTAACAGTGTCAACGACACCATCCTCGAGACTGCTGCAATCGGTGTTCCACCGTCTTCTGGTGGGCCTGAGCAATTATTCATGGCTGTTGTCTTTAAAGATCAATATCAGTTGGAAGAAGAAGATCTGGACAAGTTGAAGCTGGCCTTCAACTCCGCACTGCAAAAGAAACTGAATCCTTTATTTAAG GTTTCATTCATCGTGCCGATGGCTTCTCTGCCACGAACTGCTTCGAACAAGGTTATGCGAAGAATTCTGCGAGAGCAGTTGTCGCAACAATCCAAGATCTGA